A region of the Arctopsyche grandis isolate Sample6627 chromosome 10, ASM5162203v2, whole genome shotgun sequence genome:
tattaacaataataaaagttaataatttattttaaaataaaaaaaaaacaaataatctcaagagtcaaattaaattatttttaaaaaaactttcgcCAGCGATTTTTTCTGCttatgataataaatttttttcaaaatctaaaatttttattggaGTAGGGAGGGATAGGGAAGTTTCTACTGAgtctttctttaaaaaaaattatagaatgGCGAGCCGGTTGTTCAGCATAATTTAGTGGCACACACCTGCCTAGTCAAAAGTATctataatactaaataaatcAGTTTCAAACATTCAGTAGGGTTGTAAATTTACGGAAGTAACATTTGTTAAATGGCTACTCTGGATCTACATGGATTGCTTCTTTAcctattatgatttaatttgacGGTCATTCATACTAATATGTAAGTTATTTGGTTTCTATAATACACCGACATTAAATCCCACATTTTATCTTCTCATACCGCACAGACCATCCAGATCAAATATCCTTTGACCGAAATATGTGATTGGCAATCAACCGATGGTTTAAATCGAGACTCGTCATAGCGACATTTCTCAAGTCTACCAAGGCAAAGGTTAGTCAAAAAATAGCTCTTGTtctgtaaaataatatattatttaccattttttttaataaaaaaaaggtgccAGAACTCTCATCTTTctgattttcaaatttttattcaaatctaCTGTTGTCGACTTCAGAAGTCTAGTTTATTTTAGAAGTCTAGTTTATTTTAGACACAACTAAATTAAGTACCACACCATTAAGTACCTTCTTCAATAGTGTATTGAGTGTTTTTGAAGTGCTCAGTATTTATCGAATATGTCGCTTATCGAAGGTTCCCATACAATATATCGTTGTTCATTGCATTGCCAACAAAAACACTTTAATGGTGGAAACATCTTAATCGAATTTACAggccaataaaaataattaatagacGTTATGTGTATTGCAATGAAAACTATCACATGTTTAtctattgggggggggggggtgaataaAACATCAACTTCTCATTTTACTAAAAACTTTCTTTGggtgcaaaaatgaaaaatttaaatataaacatacataatatttgatattctgaCGATAATTTAATACTTTAAGTGTAACAATTTTTCAGTCTATCATTTTAAACACTTAACATTGATaggcacatatacatacatatgtaaataccataaatacttaaaatatgtatattgtagtataaagttataaacttaatgaattattgaaaaaaaagttaatacaaaaatataattaaacattggtttaaaaaactgaaatggagtaggtacgtacatatgtacttcaagaAAAATTTTTCAACTGCACGTATCATTTTTTCCTGAAATTGGCATAGATTGGAGTAGATTTTCCTggcaatatatcaaaattttaattattttacgcAACCTATCTTTTGGCAACATACATACGTCAGCTACACATCTTGACAAGCACCCAAAAACATTTCCTGATAATTGAGCGTAATAAATTTCTCAAAAGCGAAGCAGACGACATTTCTTACATTATGTATCCCATAATTTATAAGGGTAAACTTAGTTAAATCGGCAAATTTATAAGGCACACTactgtttatatatacatatgtaagtatatcttAAAAAGGGGGGCCCgtgaaaatgtatctatttctATTGCACacccttacttacgtgtgtgcgagcaggatgcaGGCCATGTGAATTCAGCTAACCGCATTTATCTACTTGATCAATTTCAAAGAAGATACGAAAAAGCTAAttgaattatgaaataaatataaaatggagTGATAAAATATGACATTTCACTTTGGAATCATAGCAATTGCAGCTCCCTTAGCTGCATCGCCACCTGAAGTAAATTCTAAAGGTAAGTTATAAGATTTTTCTACGGCTTTCTGTAGGACTACATTCCTAGAAAGACCTGATCCATTTCCGAGTATTCTCGTTATATTAGCATTGGTAAGAAATTCTTTCGGCATCATagtatgaatattttctatgacACCTTCACACAGACTTCTAAATACATGtcccaaagaaatatttgacaGATTGATATTAGAGACAGATGCGCACGATTCCGGGGAATGTCTTTCTCCTAATAATAATGGATTTATTTTAAGAGTAGATGTAGTACTTTCATCTTTACCTAATAATATTAGTTTCTCCCAAACTTTAGACTGAGGCACAGAAAAACCCAATTCTAAAACCCACTGTTGTAATAGTTTTACCAAAGTTGCCAAAGTATTTCCGCCGTTTAGAGCAGCAGCCACCGCCAGATATTTTCCATTAAAGTATGGCAAATATTCGACAGTTTCGCAATTTTCGCCGATTACATCTACGACGAATCCTAGTTGAGCTGAGGTGGAAATATTCAAAACTGCATCAGTTGCATTCTCCAACGTGGCCAAAAACGAACACTGCAAATCTCCTAGAGCAGCACCCACTGGGGTACCTTTTGGAATACCATACCAAGTATCGGACAGCGTTCCAGCGATTTCCCCACTTTTGGTGACATCGGGTAAAAGATTCACCGGAAAATCTACTCCTTGTAGGATTTCCGTATTCCATTTATGCGTTTCCGTGTTAAAGTATCCCCAGCTGGCAGCGTTTTGTGTGGTCATGACAGGTGTATCCAGATTGCACAATAACGCCACAATGTAATCTTGAATTGTACCGGCTCGGTTGAAATTTGCTAGTTTTTCAGGTTTATTTTTAGCCATCCATAAGAGCGTCGCACACCCATAACCAGAATAGCAACGCAAGTGCGAATCGGGTTTGGGCACACTATCCAGAAGATCTTTTGTGCATCTTGTGTCTTGCCATGTGTATAATGCTGATACTTTACTACGACGAGCTTCATACCTAACAAGGACGCCGTCTTTTTCAATTGCTTCCCATGCGctagaaattaaataattgcacATTAATAAAATGAACCAAACGAGAGCACGAAGTGGAtgctcaaaatatataaatgcacAATGAAAAATCTCGCAAGGTGAAAGAGCATTTGCTCAAAACGCTAAAAACAGTTATTCATATTATGgatattcacatatacaaaattcgattaaccctttgaatactgacgtcttttctgttgaaagctgaaaatttcgccaacatttccaactagaattacatatttagaaatccaatagaaagcaggtataaaaactgtagctaatccaaacaaaccctagatcccTATcatagataactaccgccgaggattttgatttttgaaaaggtgtgtttagactcactcatatatcttgcaacaatataaaaagaagtctattaatgaatgtatttttccaaaactagttccatcttcttcattgttgttaaaatgtaatgctcacaatctaaaatactgctatggttataaattccgGTATTCcggaaattccggtgtaaacgatTCTTTATAAAAGTTGACAAATTAATGACACGGATTGCACGACCcaagttcaatgcatttttttcaatgtattcttgtttactttgtacatgctcaatatacaacgcctatcggcgttttgaaGGCCCATGGacttcaaagggttaatcaatCTGCAACTTCAAGAGTATTTCTtgtgaaaaacaaacaaatatttcttataaaataatttattataaaggtctgaccgcactatacggccgtcgactgctgcagcacgacacaatacggcaaagttgatacaaaaggcaactctgtcgcgtgacgcgtagtgcgttatatctcatacaatttcatacaaacaatatttggccgcacgctgccgttcgtgtcgcagacgcatagtgcggtcagaccttaatagACGAAGTAGCACCTAATCAGCAGCAACAATATCCCGTTGCTGCTGGagccattcattttttttagaagTTTGCTTGTACATTGTGTATAAAATACATCAATGTAGTTTTGAATGGTAAAAAATTACTAACACTATTAATTCACAAGTAATTACAGATATAACTGCATAGATggtagatataaatatttatttttaatattaacacCACAATTTCCATGTGAAGCGGCTTATTTATCAAAAGAGCTAATAATAACTATGCTGTCAGTGAATGTGATAGATGCAtgtgaataattaaaacttgtgTTCAAGAGTTTGATAACGTCCTTTAATGAGTTTCGATGTTaatgataacaaaaaaaaatgtgtttagaGTGCTATTTTCTGAAAGGAATTTTTAATCTGCTGTTGATATAagcaggtatgtacatacatacatacatatatacatattacatactatGTACGTACTTATGTAAAACCAGTTTTAAAATCTTATTAGATTCTATTAGGAAATATTATACTACTTGTGCAAACGATTTTTTTTGTGCtcaaatataataagaaaatggATTTGATTCGTCGTCTACGACTTCAGAAATTATTCTGAGTACATAAATAGGAAGTTGTCATAAATTAAATCTGTGAATAAAATGTCACTTTATTACATTCAATTATTCGGCGATTACATAGCATTTAATCATAACGTGAAGCTATTAAAATTGGGTATGAACTATTTTAAGATAAGccattaaaatgaatatttataattagcAGCGTCCAGGCTAGGTCAACATATTtcagattgaaatattttgaataattaatttattatactaacacacgtatgtatatgtatgtgtgtaagtaattaactatgtacatatgagccgttatatttggaagtggcgcaagtcaaattttcaattccaaaaacactatttctgtttgacttccgtctcaaattgttatcacttcttttaattcgatatgtccagaatctcgaaaaagcagaataaacgtattacagaccaccagtattttgaaatattgttaaacgcaaaatattatatttaatgttttgcgaaatactttcaataccactttcaaatataacggatcaTATAGTCCCTAACTAGCTGTTTATGACTTACAATGTGCAAGGGTTAGTTGGGCCCCTTAGTTTTTCTTTTTTGGGAAAATAATCTAAGAAAAACATTACATACAGACGTCATCATAAAACATCCATTTTAGGAGTAGTTTATTTATAATCTGTGGATAAACAGTATAACATGCGCCACATGTgaattttcttttactttttttttatattagtattGAATAAATACCGCCACAAGTAAAAATTTGATGGCGGTATATAATTTTCTACGATAAAAGGCTTTTATAGTTTCTCTTCGCAATAAAGTGTGCACTCGTTGCACCGGTTGagtgtattaaaattttctaataaataatttcgaaagagacttcatatgtatgtatgtatgtaagttttggttcgtagaatccgtgacgtcaaatttaataaaaaagaaacaaatgaatattcacataaatttaaataaaactattcaaataaatttattaaaatgtttactattagattatccatgtttaagcggtttaaattacaaattccgagcgaagccgggtaaaaccactagtaaaacataaacataattctacaaaaaatattcaactcGTATGAAGGTATTCAACTCGTCACAAGTGTGTGATTTTTTACAtatcttatttatattataataaaactcaATGACAGTCTAAGGAATGTAAGTatactaaaatttcaaattttggtagagaatttcaaattaaaatttatcactGTCAtagtcaaattaaaatttgttaaatattcACAGGCTTATGCTTgttccaaaactataaatgtatgttccaaaactataaatatataataactttACTAGACAGTCGAGTGGAAgaactgaaattaaaatatacctgTCGGCGGATGTGTGGTGCCAAAGCAGAACTCCATGCATCTGTCCACAGACTCCTATGCGGACGACATGCTTCAGCAGATCTTTGGGCAGCCTCGAGATACAGCCGTGCAGAGCAGACACCACTTTAGGCACATTCTGCTTACTACCACGGGCCCCTTGTTCACTCGGGACTTCGGCCTGGGTATCTTTCGCCTGGGCCGCCACTGGCTCGCCTCCCCCGACAGGACATAAGCACACCTTCACAGAAGTGGTACCCACGTCTACTCCCAATACGTACTCCATCCTGACAATGCAATAGCTGCGGCTGCCGCAGCCCTACTGTTCGAAATGTCCGCAGTCTCGactttatacacatgtattccgcatatacatatgtacaatatctatACGACTGTTATATAACGCTCGCTACCCACAACGTCACATCGGCGAATTGAGTTCATCCTTTCAGATACGCtatcttttttttaatcactGCAGACATGAGTGCCTGTCATATTATATGACAACAAATCCGCCAATTGAAAGACCAGAAGCCGCGTTTTAGCATTGTGTTGGAGTGATTTTTGAATTTGACCGCGATCGATCAGGTCGGCAACGTTGTTATTATGCCAACATTCAGAATGAATGACTTTAgcataaattttgtttattttagggTGATTTAACAGGTAAATgaattattacgcacattgcgacCACGCAAACGACAAtgtcgatggatggaattttgggtgccagatgttatacttatttaatatatacttccgctcaaaacatataatattactgCAAAAGTGTAtccaaaatctaaataaaagaTTTAAAATTAGCCTACAAACTGATCTGTTCCTTCgttaccagggctgtggagtcagagcatttcaagcggagacGGAATccgagtcgtaaaaaatcaaccgactccgacttcattttattatttttagtattacgGCATGCGTCAACCAGAgtatctaattttattgaagtaaattgattattaaattgaaattcttaaaattaaaaataataaattttaattagattaaaaataaaatcgttggattgcacgtattttgattttggtgaaaacCAATATTTCCTCcatcttataattttttttattctcatttttattattaaattgatttgtttgtgtatcaaattcatacacatatactacttgtacttactttttatttatacctatttaattaccaataatttaataaattgggtaacatgtcgatttttagtgattttttttcatttttatattctgaaaatcgctattatttttattattaataattttatacgttggcaaaaaaagtccatcttactaaaatcgatTAAGTTGGAGTCGAAGTTTGAAGTCGGAGTCAGAGTCAGggtcggagtcgaatcataaaataaggCCGGAGTCGTAGTCGATATATTTTGATCCgtctccacagccctggtttatacttttttttcagtGACCTCTCATgtacatggtaaacggattattgcgcaaattgcgatcgcgcgcatgACAATCGTTCCTACAAAAAtctcgaatacggaatatctggcactctagttctcgttagtacaatatttcgcgtggataGATTTCGATTTATGGAGTTTTCAGGTGGCAGATGTTCCGTGAtgaagattttagtgacgtgcgcgagatcgtttTTTGCGGAATAAACACCGAACCTCGGCGAATTACTACATACTATCTCTctctattgaaaataatgaaattgttaAAGTGGTGTATGAAATGAGTgcctcatttaaaaaaatgtatttagaatagtttatttcGTGATGACATCACCAAGtattacgaaaataaaaaaattagaggAAAAAGAAAAGATGACGTATGAGAAGTGTTGCCATACAGCGAGTAGAGTAGATGAGGAGTCGGGAATCGGGATGTGGCACTGGCAGTGGCACGAGCCGCCCGGCCGTCTGACAGCTGACTCGCTTTTCTCGTCTCTCCTTCTGACTCCCGACTCCACACTTCCGACTCCCGACTCTGTCGTCTCGTCGATGGTCTGTTGGTGTCGCTCTCGCTGTCATTGCCACGGCCGCTGCCCTTTGCATCTTCATCGTTTGGTATTTCATCTCTTTCTCTCGACATCCCCCTCTCTCTCTCCAATTCGACTTCTGCCCTTCGTACTCTTCTGCCTTCGCATCAAACTTTCTATTTATCGTCTTCTTTCACATCTCTCACAAGCCTCAATATCAATCTTAACAATATTTCCAACTTACCTTTTGCTATTGTTTCcactttttacaaggctcttttatttTACTCAATTAAACCTGCGTTTTTATTGTCTCTTCAACATGACCTAACCTTAACTAGATACATATTTGTTGAGTGTGATCCTTCTTCAGAAAATATACAAGCATTtctttcatatttcatattggATAATTAAAAGCAATTAAATATTGCACAAGGTAGCAGTACTATTCTGTCTGGGATTCAAACCTAGtccattttttcattataatgtgAATAAAACTGGTTTACATTCAAATagtttttcaaatatcaaagcttTAGCTCCTGGACGTTATTTCTTAACTAGTTACGTACATTGctccatataactcattcattgaagattgagagaatccaaaaacggtttctcagatatctttatttgaaacagtatggttattatccttggctatatcctagtgcattcctattaggggcgttaggtttcaactcattggagtctcgtcggaatatgttactgggaaggcacttttttaagctgttgaatgggataattcacaatcctcaggttctaaatgaatttaggtttaatgcacctagcaaattcagggacttgagatatcgtgatttgtttgttcctcctgtggctcgcacaaatatgttgacaacggctcctatatctagggctatatatctgctcaaccggatttctggtgaaattgacctcttcaatataaaatatactaatctggttgagtggttgttgaggaatgccagtggttgattttgcctattaaatatgaatgattgttattactttatctatgtttttttttttttatgattttatgattttaatgatgttgtgtcaatattgttatttttataagttattattactgttatgatgttatttttactgaatgaccggccacagtgacgcgttggagatctctgtaatgtcactttggctaatatgttaaataaataaataaataaataaataaattgcaataAGTAGTGGGTAGTTTTCAGTAAACGATTTTCACAACACTATGTATCGCAAACTACTATGTATCGCAATTCATTTAGAAATTAACCCCAGTAGCTGAAGCTTCgatattacaaataattttaaatttaagttgaaaatAAACTAGTTTTTTTCGacctcaaataaaataattgccgaGGTTTGGGTCTCTGGCGGAAAATGGTGACGTTACCTTAATTggagaaaatttaataattttaagtcgaatttttaaagttttcttatcaatttatttcatactaatttaataagaaTTCCCATGTTTCGTTTCAGATAAACCACTCTCAACTATGACTGACACGACATGCAACGGAGAAACCGACGACGAAATCAACAAAAATGAACCTCGAAAATCTCTCTCAGATTTGTCCGCAGATCCAAGCAAAAGTATTCTCAAAAACAAATATGAAAGCTCATCGTCAAAGACGACATTTAGAACTAAACTGTTAGAAGTTAGAACTAGAGTACTCGCTCTGAGGCCATGGTCCTTGAGCGTCAGCCTGATGCCAGCGCTCCTAGGCTCGGCCATAGCGTATAGACTGCCCGGTACTTCAGAATTTAGTTGGGCAACGTTGTTTTTTACATTGTACACTGTTATAACGGTACACGGTGCAGGTAACGTCGTAAATACTTATTTTGATTACGTGAAGGGGATTGACAATAGGAAATCAGATGACAGAACGCTCGTTGACCACATATTGCGAAAGGACGAAATCGTCTCACTAGGAGCGATTTTGTACTGTGCCGGATGTGTGGGTTTCATCTTCTTGGCGAACTTGTCTCCGGCAAAGGTGGAACACTTAGCATTAGTTTACTTCGGTGGCCTATCTTCCAGCTTCCTCTACACGGGTGGGAtaggttttaaatatatagcTCTAGGTGACGTTCTCATTTTAATTATCTTCGGTCCCATATCGGTGCTGTTTGCATTTATGTCACAAACAGGCCGGGTCGATTGGGTGACTATATATTACGCTATACCCCTCGCACTCAACACAGAGGCGATTTTACACAGCAACAACACCAGGGATTTGGAAGCAGATAGTAGAGCAGGTATCGTCACTCTGGCTATTCTCATCGGCCACACGGCATCCCACATGCTATACGCATTCTTGCTTTTCACGCCTTACATCTTATTCATGGTGGCGGCCACTAAATACTCGTATTGGTTCATGTTACCACTTTTAACTCTACCTCGAGCGTTCAAAATCGAAAGAAACTTTCGATGTCCGGATACTTTAAAGTATGTGCCGAGACAAACGGCTCAGTTGAATTTCTTCTTTGGACTGCTTTACATTGTTGCATGTAGTTTTGCTCACACCTTACCGTTTTTGGTCAGAGGTAAAGCCTAAGTACTATTAAGAGTCTTTGTTTCGATGTTTGTTGTTGTATATTTTAATCGTTTTGTACTACTATATTTTTTACAGAAAGTGGCATCTTGTATCGTTTCCTGTAATTAGAttgttgttggtttttttttacggtattttattcacaatcatagtGCATTTAATATGATCATTTTAATGGAAATGaggaataaatatttattgtattacataataagttagttttttttatatatataattgttaacGTTCTCTACCAGTGCTGACCACAAAAGTAAATTGTAACTTTAAATCATGTCTCCTTTAACATTATCCTGACAAGTCTATGTTaaagttttattaaatcaatttgaCTTAGGTGTTTACAATTTTCTTCTGTGTCAAATACACACTGTTATAATTTTAGTTAAATGTGAATTAATGCGATTTCATATCAAGATTATCAAGTGTTCtgacaaattttatacaaatttatataagagtacatttaaaatcttcaagttcaattttaaaaataaaatgaaatattaaaaatcctGCTTAGAAAATAATGagtcgaaatatgtatatttgttattAGAGTAAAATTCTTCTCACATCACAATATCATTTGAATCATTCGTGCTTGTgtacttaatatatttatatatttctgaataatgataattttgaaaattgcaaTGTGAGTGTCATGCGGCTGTAACGTGTACTACTTTTAATTGTTTTGTGAAAGTCAGggttaaaatttgattaatacTAATGTTCAACTAATAAAATGTATCTATATTAATAAGAATGAAACATAATTtccaataataattttgtatgtatttttatcaaaGGAACTCTCTGAAAGAATGAAGCCTTTCTCATGTAATTCACGTGAGATTGTGTGTTGATTTATGATGATTGATTTGAACTGTATTATATggaatttttattcatattaatcAATAAATACTGACAATACTACTGCAGATTttacattgttgaaaaaaatgcatttgctACTCGCTTCACTCTCACAGTCCAAGGTATATTTTGTTAAAGAtctgcattgatttattatattaaaataatttattgttgcTGTACAAGGAATTGTGTTAAGCATTTATCAGGactgattatattattattacatattggaatacaaatgtataatatatgacatttttttaaatacactgATTTTTATTTGATCGCTCATGGTATATGTTAGCAAGATAATTGCAGAACTATTATCGTTGTCTCTATAATTAGAACACtaaagatatattatatgtattatagattaaAGAAGTGAATATGCTGGAAAAATGTGACTTGATTTGACGATTGTAACCGTTTTATGGTAAGATATTAATGATTCAACTTAGTAACTGCGGGGACTCAGTATTTCTGAACAATGAGAGGTGTCATGATTGGCAAGCAGTTTATCTGAAAACGGGAATTTTGGACGTTCCAAAAGGTTTCTTCGTAACGCCGGGAGTAGGGAAATGACATCGGGACGATTCCAGAATAATGGAATACTGGAACGTAAATTAGAGCTACTAGTTCTAATTTAcggaaatttaattatttgatcgAATTGGGTgaaatttaaactttttaatCGTAATCTATTTTGCGAGGGACGTGCAAAGAATCTCAATGCATTTTTTCGACAAAATGGggtctttttttattacttattttagcTAATATTCAATTCTCggattaatattttttgtcatcttcacgatggtttggtgattatttcgcaaaaagcgatctcgcgcacgtcactaaaatctcgatca
Encoded here:
- the LOC143917814 gene encoding sedoheptulokinase-like produces the protein MEYVLGVDVGTTSVKVCLCPVGGGEPVAAQAKDTQAEVPSEQGARGSKQNVPKVVSALHGCISRLPKDLLKHVVRIGVCGQMHGVLLWHHTSADSAWEAIEKDGVLVRYEARRSKVSALYTWQDTRCTKDLLDSVPKPDSHLRCYSGYGCATLLWMAKNKPEKLANFNRAGTIQDYIVALLCNLDTPVMTTQNAASWGYFNTETHKWNTEILQGVDFPVNLLPDVTKSGEIAGTLSDTWYGIPKGTPVGAALGDLQCSFLATLENATDAVLNISTSAQLGFVVDVIGENCETVEYLPYFNGKYLAVAAALNGGNTLATLVKLLQQWVLELGFSVPQSKVWEKLILLGKDESTTSTLKINPLLLGERHSPESCASVSNINLSNISLGHVFRSLCEGVIENIHTMMPKEFLTNANITRILGNGSGLSRNVVLQKAVEKSYNLPLEFTSGGDAAKGAAIAMIPK
- the heix gene encoding ubiA prenyltransferase domain-containing heix translates to MTDTTCNGETDDEINKNEPRKSLSDLSADPSKSILKNKYESSSSKTTFRTKLLEVRTRVLALRPWSLSVSLMPALLGSAIAYRLPGTSEFSWATLFFTLYTVITVHGAGNVVNTYFDYVKGIDNRKSDDRTLVDHILRKDEIVSLGAILYCAGCVGFIFLANLSPAKVEHLALVYFGGLSSSFLYTGGIGFKYIALGDVLILIIFGPISVLFAFMSQTGRVDWVTIYYAIPLALNTEAILHSNNTRDLEADSRAGIVTLAILIGHTASHMLYAFLLFTPYILFMVAATKYSYWFMLPLLTLPRAFKIERNFRCPDTLKYVPRQTAQLNFFFGLLYIVACSFAHTLPFLVRGKA